A single Lactuca sativa cultivar Salinas chromosome 8, Lsat_Salinas_v11, whole genome shotgun sequence DNA region contains:
- the LOC111909600 gene encoding exocyst complex component SEC5A: protein MSDSDEEEVSQVVSKGKSRKSKAKKSSKPKPVANFMQTFGLPKISHKTKPQHRKEPSEDSDDDSEELLSISSGDEDAGDGDQKNSNGGGGKDDDTLFEGEPTKWKQVNESELARRVRDMRESKVVTVTQKIERKQTTTAKGLNTVQSLPRGMECIDPLGVGIIDNRTLRLIDERSLNSPPKSERVNSDLRERLMFFSERFDPKLFLTRIHQFTAAADLESGAVALKSDLLGRTQDRKQLVKENFDCFVSCKTTIDDIESKLKRIEEDPDGCGTSHLYTSVEKVNSVAYRAFEPLLERQAQAEKIRAVQGTLQRFRTLFSLPGAIRGNISKGEYDLAVREYNKAKSIALPSHVGILKRVLEEVEKVMDAFKTMLYQSMEDPQIDVTNLENVVRLLLELEPGSDPVRRYFTIQNRRIRSLLEMCTLDHELRMENLQDKLHEKALSDEKWKKIQQDLHESEDGDSTLQHANNLLVDSQQSDLSCVELDALRGRYIRRLTAVIIHHIPALWKVALSVSSGKFAKVSSEQNKTGEKTEGRYSSHSLDIVSGMIHNTVSAYESKVQGSFNDLEESNVLFPYMSDAIMDISKACQAFEAKEAAPTIAVESLRALLFDSTKIYILRLCSWMRTSIEEISKNESWVPVTVLERNKSQYAISSFPLAFRSVMASAMDQIDMMMKSLRNEATSEDTLMLLQEAQESVRLSFFNCLLGFAGHMEQIGGEIGENISNQENSSIPCVFDENSFGSINDPHQQLLMVLSNIGFCKDDLSREMYNKYNHVWLQARGREDDDKDREELDESFSLLEEKVLAQYTFAKAHYIRTAATNYLLDAGLQWGGAPAVKGVRDPAVELMHTLVAVHAEVFAGCEPLLDKTLGILVEGLIDTLLSLFREHQDTDLKLLDANGYCQLMLELEYFETILNQYFTSDASESLKSLQGILLEKAMEGSPEASDSPSQRRGSDEADDKQQIPLSPDDLIALAQQCSSELLQSELERTRINTACFMESFPLEFAPESVKVAYASFRGSMDASSGIFVGAQAIVAAHRWR from the exons ATGAGCGACAGCGATGAGGAGGAGGTATCGCAGGTGGTGTCGAAAGGTAAATCGCGTAAATCTAAGGCAAAAAAATCTTCAAAACCAAAACCTGTAGCTAATTTCATGCAAACGTTTGGGTTACCTAAAATAAGCCATAAAACCAAGCCACAACATCGCAAAGAGCCCTCCGAGGATTCGGATGATGACTCTGAGGAATTGCTTAGTATATCATCCGGGGATGAAGATGCTGGTGATGGTGATCAGAAAAACTCAAACGGAGGTGGTGGTAAGGATGACGATACACTCTTCGAAGGGGAACCTACTAAATGGAAACAAGTCAATGAATCCGAg CTTGCTCGAAGGGTTCGTGATATGAGGGAATCGAAAGTTGTTACAGTAACTCAAAAAATTGAGAGGAAACAAACGACAACTGCAAAGGGGCTTAATACTGTACAGTCATTGCCACGTGGCATGGAGTGCATAGATCCTCTAGGAGTGGG GATTATAGACAACAGAACATTGAGGTTGATTGATGAACGTTCATTAAATTCTCCACCCAAGTCAGAGAGAGTGAATTCAGACCTTCGAG AGAGGTTGATGTTTTTCTCAGAGAGGTTTGATCCGAAATTATTCCTTACTCGCATACACCAATTCACTGCTGCAGCAGACTTGGAGTCTGGTGCTGTGGCTTTGAAAAGTGACCTATTGGGTCGCACTCAAGATAGAAAACAGCTTgtgaaagaaaattttgattgCTTTGTCTCTTGCAAAACCACTATTGATG ATATCGAGTCAAAACTGAAAAGGATAGAGGAAGATCCTGATGGTTGTGGAACCTCTCATCTGTATACTAGTGTGGAAAAAGTGAATTCTGTGGCTTATCGGGCTTTTGAACCCTTACTTGAAAGACAG GCTCAAGCAGAGAAGATAAGAGCAGTTCAAGGAACGCTTCAGAGGTTCCGAACTTTATTCAGTTTACCGGGTGCCATCCGTGGGAATATTAGTAAGGGGGAATATGACTTGGCAGTTAGAGAATACAACAAAGCAAAGTCAATTGCCCTTCCTTCTCAT GTTGGAATACTAAAACGTGTCCTTGAGGAGGTTGAAAAGGTGATGGATGCATTTAAAACCATGCTTTACCAGTCTATGGAAGATCCACAGATAGATGTAACAAAT CTTGAGAATGTGGTGAGACTTTTGTTGGAGCTAGAACCTGGATCAGATCCTGTAAGGCGTTATTTTACTATACAG AATCGCAGGATTCGAAGTTTGCTTGAGATGTGCACATTGGATCATGAATTAAGGATGGAAAACTTACAAGATAAGCTACATGAGAAAGCTTTGTCAGACGAAAAGTGGAAGAAAATCCAGCAAGACTTACATGAATCT GAAGATGGTGATTCCACCCTCCAACATGCAAACAACTTGTTGGTAGATTCACAACAAAGTGATTTAAGTTGTGTTGAGCTTGATGCTCTTAGAGGAAGGTATATAAGAAGATTAACAGCTGTAATTATCCATCACATACCAGCTTTGTGGAAAGTTGCCCTTTCTGTTTCAAGTGGAAAATTTGCAAAG GTTTCTTCTGAACAAAATAAAACAGGGGAAAAAACAGAAGGAAGATACTCTAGTCATTCTCTTGATATTGTGTCTGGAATGATACACAATACTGTATCAGCATATGAATCCAAG GTTCAGGGATCATTTAATGATCTTGAGGAGTCAAATGTTCTTTTCCCATATATGAGTGATGCAATAATGGATATATCTAAAGCATGCCAAGCTTTTGAAGCAAAAGAAGCAGCACCAACAATTGCAG TTGAATCTCTTCGGGCACTTCTGTTTGATAGCACAAAAATTTATATACTAAGGCTTTGTTCATGGATGCGAACTTCAATTGAAGAGATTTCTAAAAATGAATCGTGGGTCCCAGTGACTGTTTTAGAAAGGAACAAATCTCAGTATGCTATTTCTTCATTCCCATTAGCCTTTCGTTCAGTGATGGCATCTGCAATGGATCAGATTGATAT GATGATGAAGTCTTTAAGGAATGAAGCGACATCAGAAGATACCCTTATGTTGCTTCAAGAAGCTCAAGAATCTGTTAGGCTCTCATTTTTCAATTGTCTACTAGGGTTTGCTG GCCACATGGAGCAGATTGGAGGTGAGATTGGAGAGAATatatcaaaccaagaaaattcaTCCATTCCTTGTGTTTTTGATGAAAATTCATTTGGAAGTATTAATGATCCACATCAACAGTTGTTGATGGTTTTAAGTAATATTGGATTTTGTAAAGATGATCTTTCCCGTGAGATGTACAACAAATACAACCATGTTTGGTTGCAGGCAAG GGGAAGAGAAGATGATGACAAAGATagagaagaattagatgagtctTTCTCTCTACTTGAAGAGAAAGTCCTTGCACAATATACTTTTGCAAAG GCACATTATATTAGAACAGCTGCTACAAACTATTTGTTAGATGCTGGATTACAATGGGGAGGAGCTCCGGCTGTAAAA GGTGTAAGGGACCCTGCTGTCGAGTTAATGCACACTCTTGTTGCTGTCCATGCTGAG GTGTTTGCTGGTTGTGAGCCCTTGCTTGACAAAACCCTTGGAATACTTGTGGAAGGTCTAATTGACACATTACTCAGCCTTTTTCGTGAACATCAAGACACAGATCTTAAGCTTTTGGATGCAAATGGATATTGCCAACTCATGCTTGAG CTTGAGTACTTTGAGACAATATTAAATCAATATTTCACATCGGATGCAAGTGAATCACTAAAATCACTACAAGGGATTTTATTAGAGAAAGCCATGGAAGGTTCCCCTGAAGCTAGTGATTCTCCGAGTCAGCGACGCGGAAGTGATGAAGCAGATGATAAACAACAAATTCCTTTATCACCCGATGACCTCATA GCACTTGCTCAACAGTGTAGCAGTGAACTGCTACAATCTGAGCTTGAGAGGACTCGGATAAACACTGCATGTTTTATGGAGTCGTTTCCATTGGAGTTTGCTCCAGAATCGGTAAAAGTAGCTTATGCTTCATTTAGAGGCTCAATGGATGCTTCCAGTGGGATTTTTGTGGGCGCACAGGCTATAGTTGCTGCTCATAGATGGAGATGA